The proteins below are encoded in one region of Paenibacillus sp. YYML68:
- a CDS encoding S-layer homology domain-containing protein gives MNKLIAVVLAIMLALAIVPIASQASAVAVTLQVPGEVKLEQELLMTGASADSDVVLSIRSASGELVYFDTQKSVSGQYHGAIKVPSTWAVGTYEVAVVSGGTRVAKSVTVQTSDNGVGNDNDNGNGDGGSTPASGSGIPGAPAQEAALNAAGNSVSVQLSAADVNGVSTAVVQADQLKKYVDVFKSAAASSKSTPALQLKIEGNAQSKQVVLQLPKEAAALLVDSGVQALVIDTPLGSMAFDQKSLQALNKKDAGELRIGASKVDPSTLPSSAQSAIDDRPVLDLTVSIGGAAVPDFGGGTVKVGIPYAPAASEDHHALVIYYIADNGQMTTVANGQYDQASGTMTFGAKHFSHYGVGFKKVSFEDVSGWSKDYITYMAARGIVQGSGAGQFAPAKAITRAEVLAILARMSGDTQKPYEAGLFTDVDATDWYAGAVQWGSSASIVQGTGEGVFNPNGLITREELAVMISRFAAHAGYTLPKTNALHSFADSGTFSAWAKLEIAALQQAGIVNGMEGNVFRPQGTASREEAAKMLAVLLQGMSK, from the coding sequence ATGAACAAACTAATAGCTGTCGTACTGGCTATCATGCTGGCGCTCGCCATCGTGCCGATTGCTTCCCAAGCTTCCGCAGTGGCTGTCACCCTTCAGGTGCCGGGTGAAGTGAAGCTAGAACAAGAGCTGCTTATGACAGGAGCCTCCGCCGACTCGGATGTCGTCTTGTCCATCCGTAGCGCCTCAGGTGAGCTCGTCTACTTCGACACGCAGAAATCGGTGTCAGGGCAATATCACGGCGCGATCAAGGTTCCGTCTACGTGGGCGGTAGGCACCTATGAGGTGGCGGTCGTCTCTGGAGGTACACGGGTAGCGAAAAGTGTAACGGTGCAGACCTCCGACAACGGTGTTGGTAACGACAACGACAACGGCAATGGTGATGGTGGCAGCACACCAGCCTCGGGGTCCGGCATTCCTGGAGCACCCGCTCAGGAAGCTGCATTGAACGCGGCTGGCAACAGCGTGTCCGTACAGCTCTCCGCTGCTGACGTGAACGGTGTCTCGACTGCAGTTGTTCAGGCCGACCAGCTGAAGAAGTACGTGGACGTCTTCAAGTCGGCTGCCGCGAGCAGCAAGAGCACACCAGCTCTGCAGCTAAAGATTGAGGGTAATGCGCAGTCGAAGCAGGTCGTCCTGCAGCTGCCGAAGGAAGCTGCTGCATTGCTCGTGGACAGCGGCGTCCAGGCGCTCGTCATCGATACGCCGCTGGGCTCGATGGCCTTCGATCAGAAGAGTCTTCAGGCGCTTAACAAGAAGGACGCGGGAGAGCTTCGCATCGGAGCGTCCAAGGTTGATCCATCGACCTTGCCGTCCAGTGCCCAGTCTGCGATTGACGATCGTCCTGTGCTGGACCTGACCGTTAGCATCGGTGGAGCTGCTGTACCTGACTTCGGCGGTGGAACGGTCAAGGTAGGCATTCCGTATGCGCCAGCCGCAAGCGAGGATCACCATGCGCTCGTCATCTACTACATCGCAGACAATGGCCAGATGACGACGGTTGCGAACGGACAATATGACCAAGCGTCCGGTACGATGACGTTTGGTGCGAAGCACTTTTCCCACTATGGGGTAGGCTTCAAGAAAGTGAGCTTCGAGGACGTATCCGGCTGGTCCAAGGACTACATCACGTATATGGCTGCTCGCGGTATTGTACAAGGCTCAGGGGCGGGACAATTCGCTCCAGCCAAGGCTATCACGCGCGCGGAGGTGCTGGCGATACTCGCGAGAATGTCCGGCGATACACAGAAGCCTTATGAGGCTGGCTTGTTCACCGATGTGGACGCTACGGACTGGTACGCTGGTGCTGTTCAGTGGGGATCGAGCGCGAGCATCGTCCAAGGGACAGGCGAAGGTGTCTTCAACCCGAACGGCCTCATTACGCGGGAGGAGCTGGCAGTCATGATCAGCCGCTTCGCCGCGCATGCAGGCTATACGCTGCCGAAGACGAACGCCTTGCATAGCTTCGCAGACAGCGGCACGTTCAGCGCTTGGGCGAAGCTCGAGATTGCTGCGCTGCAGCAAGCAGGCATCGTGAACGGAATGGAAGGGAACGTGTTCCGTCCGCAAGGAACAGCTAGCCGCGAGGAAGCGGCGAAGATGCTGGCCGTATTGCTGCAAGGCATGAGTAAGTAA
- a CDS encoding TIGR00341 family protein → MALQLIEAYIPEKHYASVHDKIAQFNIVSFWSKEQSDTQTLVRILVKTEDSEDVLNYFESIANLIDGFEVMLFPVQTFLKRKADNAEEELEKEKGEQLKLLRASRHELFLQIEASSKSDLTYLLFIVLSAIVVTIGLLKNSSAIIIGGMVIAPLLGPVIALAFSSILGDYQLVKQSILTVLKGIMLTIGISVALSLFLHAPLTNSEFVARTQVDLTDIVLALASGAAAALSVLKRVPSSLVGVMVAVALLPPTVVLGLSIGEMRWDSAMGALLLLLVNISSILLAGIITFTLSGINPVQYEEVRRANNSKKYSLLFILLIVLLLVVAVLYSESLIGSGSLL, encoded by the coding sequence ATGGCTCTTCAATTGATCGAGGCGTATATTCCGGAGAAGCATTACGCAAGCGTGCACGACAAGATTGCACAGTTCAACATCGTCTCCTTCTGGTCGAAGGAGCAGTCGGATACGCAGACACTGGTGCGCATTCTGGTGAAGACGGAGGACTCGGAGGACGTTCTGAACTACTTCGAGAGCATTGCCAACCTGATTGACGGCTTCGAGGTGATGCTGTTCCCCGTGCAGACGTTCCTGAAGCGCAAGGCTGACAACGCCGAGGAAGAGCTGGAGAAGGAGAAGGGCGAACAGCTCAAGCTGCTTCGAGCGAGCCGTCATGAGCTGTTTCTACAGATTGAAGCGTCGAGTAAATCGGACTTAACGTATCTATTATTCATTGTGCTGTCTGCCATCGTGGTCACGATTGGCCTGTTGAAGAACAGCTCCGCGATCATCATCGGCGGTATGGTCATCGCCCCGTTATTAGGTCCGGTCATCGCGCTGGCCTTCTCCTCGATTCTCGGCGATTATCAGCTGGTGAAGCAGTCGATCCTGACTGTGCTCAAAGGAATTATGCTAACGATCGGCATCTCGGTCGCCCTCAGCCTGTTCCTGCATGCGCCTCTGACGAATAGCGAGTTCGTGGCCCGAACACAAGTGGACCTAACGGATATTGTACTCGCTCTCGCATCGGGCGCAGCGGCCGCCTTATCGGTGCTGAAGCGGGTGCCAAGCTCCCTGGTAGGTGTCATGGTAGCGGTGGCGCTGCTGCCCCCGACGGTCGTGTTGGGCTTGTCGATTGGCGAGATGAGATGGGATAGTGCGATGGGAGCGTTATTATTGCTGCTGGTCAACATCAGCTCGATCTTGCTCGCGGGTATTATTACGTTCACGCTGTCAGGCATTAACCCGGTTCAATACGAGGAGGTTCGAAGAGCGAACAATTCGAAGAAGTACAGCCTGCTCTTCATTCTGCTTATCGTCCTCCTGCTCGTGGTGGCTGTGCTGTACAGTGAGTCGCTGATTGGCTCGGGGTCGTTGCTCTGA
- a CDS encoding Dabb family protein, producing the protein MIQRTVLIKFAETTTQAQLQEIIDRFVALKNVLSGIVEIHAGLNIAERSKEYQVVLMVRFENQAALDAYTTNEDHQAVAAFIRESGRIDSVGVDIVL; encoded by the coding sequence TTGATTCAACGTACAGTACTAATTAAGTTTGCCGAGACTACTACGCAAGCACAGCTTCAAGAGATTATTGACCGCTTTGTAGCATTGAAGAATGTACTGTCGGGCATCGTCGAAATTCATGCCGGACTCAACATCGCAGAGCGCAGCAAGGAGTACCAGGTCGTGCTCATGGTACGCTTTGAGAATCAAGCGGCTCTGGACGCGTACACGACGAACGAGGACCATCAAGCCGTGGCTGCCTTCATTCGCGAATCGGGACGCATCGACAGCGTTGGTGTCGATATCGTACTGTAA